The nucleotide sequence AATTAATTAAGCCTTTCTTCCGCCTGCCCCCCATATACGAAGCTTAGCTTAGCTTAGCTTCCTTTTCCTAATTTTCGTTTAACGTCGTTTACAACAATTCCCTAATCCCTTCGAAATTCTCTGTCTCGCTCTGTTTCCCCATTGATCTTCGTACAAATCATATTTCCGTCATTTCATCTCTGATAGTTTCTACCGAAGAGAACGCGCCTGAATCCCAAGGTGGTTCACGTTTCTACGTGGTTTTGGCGTAGCGGAAAtgaaaaactgaaaaaatgatagaaaaaaaaaaaaaatgcaactGCTGTATTATTGCACcatgaaatatatatggaaCTTATTATAAAATCATTGACGGCCTAACTCAGTTTAAACATTTAGACACCCAGGTTCTTACAGTACTAGATCGGTTTGTCGAGGTAGggtgtgtgtatataagTTAGCAGCAACGCAATTTTAATTTAGCTTTGCTCCCATCGGTCTTTGAATTTCCCAGCCTAGCataaagaaagatataACTTTTAGTCTCGTTTAAGACACCCAGATTCAGATTTTAATTGATATTTAGGTACGATAGAGATAGAGACGGGTAGGTAACTAGCTGATCGAGAGGATAATAACATcaatactactactaataataaGCAGAATAATTTAGAAAAATGCCAGCAGGGTTGGATAATTTGGATTTTGCAGTGCTTTGTGCACTTGCGCTTGCTGTAGTTGCGTACTTGGGACGTgatactttgaagaatctgTTTACATCGGACAATTCGTTGACCAATGTGACATCGGATTCTCGCGATTTGGTCGAAGTTGTGAAGGAGAACGGTAAGAACTTTGTGGTTCTTTTCGCTTCTCAAACGGGTACCGGTGAGGATTACGCCAGAAAGTTTGCTAAGGAACTAATCTCGAAATTCCAGTTGAAGGTCATGTGTGCTGATGTTGAGAAGTACGACTTTGACAACTTGCATTTGTTGCCTTCGAGCATCCCAGTGTCCTTTTTCGTCTCTACTTATGGTGAAGGTGACTTCCCAGATGGCGCTTTACCAATGGAGGAGTATTTGAGTGGAGTGGAAGAAGGTTCTTTGAGCAACTTGAAGTACACTTTGTTCGGTCTAGGTAATTCGACATACGAGTTTTTCAATGGTGCTTCAAAGAAGACCGAAGGCTACTTGAAGGCTGCTGGTGCTCATTTGATCGGTACTGCTGGCTTGGCAGATGACGGTGCTGGTACTACAGACGAAGACTACTTGTCCTGGAAGGAAGCTACTTTAGAGGCATTGAAGGATGTCTTGCGTCTAGATGAGCACGAGGAAAAATTCGAACCAGCATTCAAATACGAGGAATTGGAACAATTCCACGATGAATCTGTCTCCCAAGGTGAACCAAACGCATCATATTTGCCAATCAACAGTCCTAAGGCACCATTCACACAAGCTCAACCTTTCCTAGCTCCAATCGTCAAGTCAAAAGAGTTGTTCAAGGACCCAACCCGTAACTGTATTCATGCAGAGATCAGCCTAGAGGGCTCAAATCTAAAATATACCACCGGTGACCACATTGGTATTTTACCATCAAACTCTGATGAGCACGTGAAGCAGTTCTTGGAAACTTTCAACTTGAAACCACATACAGTTTTCGATTTGATCTCTACCGACCCAACTTCAAAGCCACCATTCCCAGTCCCATGCAGTATCGGTGCTGCTGTCAGACACTACATAGAAATCACTGGCCCTGTATCGAGAGCCACTTTTGGCCAATTGGTAGAATTCGCACCAAACGAGGAAGCGAAGAACAAGCTATCTCAACTAGCCAAAGACAAAGATGACTTCGCTAGAGAAATTACAGCCAAGCATTTCAACTTTGCTGATGCCGTTCTTTATGTGTCAGGAGGCAAGCCATGGACTACTGTGCCATGGAATTTCCTAGTGGAAACTCTGCCTCACATGCAACCTCGTTACTACTCTATTTCTTCGTCAAGCACTTCAGAGCCAGGAACTGTTCACATTACTGCCGTTGTGGAAAACGAACCAAACACAGAGGTAGAAGGTAAGAGAATCACAGGTGTAACCACCAACTTGCTAAGAAACATCGAGCTAGTtcaaaacaagaaggatGTTGAAGCTTCTACGCTTCCAATCAGATTCGATTTGAACGGTCCACGTAACTTGTACCATGGATTCAAACTACCAATTCATATTCGTCATTCCCAGTTCAGATTACCATCAAACCCTAGTACTCCAGTTATCATGGTGGGTCCAGGTACCGGTGTCGCACCATTCCGTGGGTTCATCAGAGAAAGATGCGCCTACAAGGACCACCACAAGGACGATTCTGAGGCAGTGGAGCAATTAGGTAAACACATTCTATTCTACGGTAGTAGGAATTTGGACGATTACTTGTACTCCGAAGAATGGCCTGAGTATGCTAAAAAGCTAGGGGAAAGTTTCGAACTAGTCGTCGCTCACTCCAGATTAAACCCTCAAAAGAAAGTCTACGTGCAAGATTTACTAATTGATAGAGCAGAAGATATTTTCAAGTTGATCAAAGAGGGCGCGTTCATCTACGTGTGTGGTGACGCAAAGGGGATGGCCCAAGGTGTACACAAGGCTCTAGTACAGATCGTCTCCCAAGGAAACAAcatttctgaagaagacgCTGCTGGTGTCATtaagatgatgaagaccACAGGAAAGTACCAAGAAGATGTCTGGTAAATAAagtttttctctttttatttctcTCGCATATAAGCGATGACGAATGAGAGTACCTcatatataataacaaGTATAGAATAAATTAAGCAAAATACAACAGTGCTAGCATTCAGTATATACGTCTATATtaagaacaacaacagaatgATTAAGCGGGTGTCTCAAGGATCAGCGAGATGTTTATTAATATAACTTTTTTTACTTCATACGAGCATCTCGTGTCAACTTCATCTACCCTTActattttatatacattACGACTCATAGAAttaaaatttaaaaaaaaaaaaaaaaaaaaataagaagcCCAGCTGCCGGCTTTTCAAACTACTACATCCACATCACATCTTCCAAACCTAATCTATATAATTAGTGACAGGCAAACTAAGACAACATAAGATACAATTCGAGCCCGTCGAATAGCCCCggaaaatgaagatagTGCTACAAAAAGTTAGTGAGGCAAGCGTAACTGTGGGAAACGCAATTGTGTCGCAGATCAAGCATGGCTACATGCTTCTCGTCGGAATCGGGGTCGATGATACAGTAGAGGACATCGACAAATTGTCCAAGAAGATCCTAAATTTCAGAGGGTTTGACGACGATTCCGGGTACGGATGGAAGAGAAACATCAAGGATGTTGGGGGCGAGATTCTATCCGTATCTCAGTTCACTTTACTTGCCCGCACCAATAAGGGAACCAAACCAGATTTCCACCTTGCGCAGCGCGGCGACCTGGCCAACGAACTTTACGAACAATTTCTGGATAGATTGAAGGCTGGtcttggagaagaaaagatcaagaacgGTGTGTTTGGTGCCATGATGAGCTGCCAGCTCACTAACGAGGGACCAGTCACCATCATTTTTGACTCGAAGGCGTGAACAGTTCATTTTAATGGTCTCGTGAGCAGAGCAGAGCAGAGTTATGTGGTAagtattatcattattatatacaaCACGTAATGTAATGGGAAAAATGTATTATGTATGGCATACAGTGGTAACGGAAACAGAAAGTGTGGCGTCATGGAAATATCACATGACTGCCCAAGTACGAAAATCACCGTCTCGAGTAGTAAAGgcgaagaaagaaattcaaaaagagaaacaacTGCTACTGTGTCGAATAGGAAGAGTCATGCCGGGTCTGAGTGCCGGACattcttatatataaagggCGGTACTTGTCCAAAAACAGTCAGACAACGAATCAGCtaacaaacaaaccaaaCAACCAACCAACCGACTAATCAACCAACAGCTAGACATAGCGACAGATCGGAAACAACAcgaatcttcttcctttcaCTCTCAGATGTGCCGTTTTCTAATATACAAGGGCAAGGAGCCCATCAAGCTGTCGCACTTGCTAACCAGACCAGAGCATTCGATCATCAAACAGTCGTTTGATTCGCGGCTTAGACTCGATAGAAGGAGACCGATGAATGGGGACGGGTTCGGCGTCGCCTACTATACGGAAGACCCAGAGATAAACCTCGACGGACCATGCCTGTTCAAAGCTATCACTCCTGCATGGAATAACCAGAACCTAGAGACGCTAGCCGAGAAAACCAAGTCGCGGCTTGTGTTTGCACATGTGCGTGCAAGCACGTACGGGACCTTGAGTGAGACGAACTGCCACCCATTCACGTACCACAGACTAACTTTCATGCACAACGGCGGTATAGGTAATTTCCACCGCATCAAACGGAAATTGTTCAACCGCATAGACGACAAGTACTTGTTGATCATCCAGGGGAGCACGGACTCAGAATGCGCGTTTGCGTTGTTCTTGGATGTTTTGGACAAGATGGGCTATGACCCGGCCGAGGCTGGCGGTTGTTTAGACAGTACCGCAGCAGCGGAAGTTACGTCCCCAAGTACGACTAACACTGCAGCGGGGAAGACGCAGCGCGAACGCGAACACCACCGCGCGCGCAGCAATCACGTCTTGCTCAGACGCGCGTTGGTGCAAACGATTGACCTTTTGAGACAATGGACAAAAGAGGCAGCCGCCGAAGAGGCCGAGGCCCGCAACGCCAAGGCGAAAGGAACACCTGCCGCCAGTCATGTGCGCGTAGAAGACGTGTTTGAACCATCGCTCCTCAATTTCGCCGTCACAGACGGCGAGTGCATAGTTGTATCGCGGTACATTACGTCAAGCACGGACGAAGCACCTTCTTTGCATTTCAGCTGTGGCTCCAGTTTCGTCGAATCGGCACCCGGAGAGTACCGAATGGAGCGTCTGGACAGAAACCAGGATGTGGTAATGGTTGCGAGCGAGCCGCTAACGTTTGAACGAGGCGATTGGACCGCTGTGCCGACAAACAGTATACTAACGGTGCGGAATCAAACGGTGCTTTTGCATCCTCTCATCGACGAATACTACCAGACTGACCCACTGTATGCCAGAAGCGCAACACTTGCGGAGAGTAAGGGTCTCATGGGCAGTGTTCCGGTGTCCAGCCCGGTGGACCCCAAGGTTC is from Kluyveromyces marxianus DMKU3-1042 DNA, complete genome, chromosome 2 and encodes:
- the NCP1 gene encoding NADPH--hemoprotein reductase; its protein translation is MQLLKMPAGLDNLDFAVLCALALAVVAYLGRDTLKNLFTSDNSLTNVTSDSRDLVEVVKENGKNFVVLFASQTGTGEDYARKFAKELISKFQLKVMCADVEKYDFDNLHLLPSSIPVSFFVSTYGEGDFPDGALPMEEYLSGVEEGSLSNLKYTLFGLGNSTYEFFNGASKKTEGYLKAAGAHLIGTAGLADDGAGTTDEDYLSWKEATLEALKDVLRLDEHEEKFEPAFKYEELEQFHDESVSQGEPNASYLPINSPKAPFTQAQPFLAPIVKSKELFKDPTRNCIHAEISLEGSNLKYTTGDHIGILPSNSDEHVKQFLETFNLKPHTVFDLISTDPTSKPPFPVPCSIGAAVRHYIEITGPVSRATFGQLVEFAPNEEAKNKLSQLAKDKDDFAREITAKHFNFADAVLYVSGGKPWTTVPWNFLVETLPHMQPRYYSISSSSTSEPGTVHITAVVENEPNTEVEGKRITGVTTNLLRNIELVQNKKDVEASTLPIRFDLNGPRNLYHGFKLPIHIRHSQFRLPSNPSTPVIMVGPGTGVAPFRGFIRERCAYKDHHKDDSEAVEQLGKHILFYGSRNLDDYLYSEEWPEYAKKLGESFELVVAHSRLNPQKKVYVQDLLIDRAEDIFKLIKEGAFIYVCGDAKGMAQGVHKALVQIVSQGNNISEEDAAGVIKMMKTTGKYQEDVW
- the DUG3 gene encoding glutamine amidotransferase subunit DUG3 — translated: MCRFLIYKGKEPIKLSHLLTRPEHSIIKQSFDSRLRLDRRRPMNGDGFGVAYYTEDPEINLDGPCLFKAITPAWNNQNLETLAEKTKSRLVFAHVRASTYGTLSETNCHPFTYHRLTFMHNGGIGNFHRIKRKLFNRIDDKYLLIIQGSTDSECAFALFLDVLDKMGYDPAEAGGCLDSTAAAEVTSPSTTNTAAGKTQREREHHRARSNHVLLRRALVQTIDLLRQWTKEAAAEEAEARNAKAKGTPAASHVRVEDVFEPSLLNFAVTDGECIVVSRYITSSTDEAPSLHFSCGSSFVESAPGEYRMERLDRNQDVVMVASEPLTFERGDWTAVPTNSILTVRNQTVLLHPLIDEYYQTDPLYARSATLAESKGLMGSVPVSSPVDPKVPPLERDRRVYLT
- the DTD1 gene encoding D-tyrosyl-tRNA(Tyr) deacylase; translation: MKIVLQKVSEASVTVGNAIVSQIKHGYMLLVGIGVDDTVEDIDKLSKKILNFRGFDDDSGYGWKRNIKDVGGEILSVSQFTLLARTNKGTKPDFHLAQRGDLANELYEQFLDRLKAGLGEEKIKNGVFGAMMSCQLTNEGPVTIIFDSKA